One region of Amphiprion ocellaris isolate individual 3 ecotype Okinawa chromosome 9, ASM2253959v1, whole genome shotgun sequence genomic DNA includes:
- the LOC129349591 gene encoding uncharacterized protein LOC129349591 has translation MMSGTGMEETVGLNVEKNKRVVKSTQKGLEHNLQLRISSRKAILGQLTEKRSELHALMDDDANVENIKGELLTKYEGLINKLSEINVHVKDLFCQIGCEENMNTDQRDWYEPRISQHLNFVKDVNVWIQAAKLRQEESKRISDELKPEDSVSVTSKKSKRSKCVSSASTSSAHSERLKIELERAALLAKTAALKRKQALEEQELQLKAEKEELELQAGLDAADARLAVLRQYEGSEVSSRTKGSKVDVLTSAPLKHVSHSEGGVVSGGSQHSHVGRRDAGDHMIQAPVYSVDNFVPPDNLVTVMQRQNYITESLIKQQKLSTLPPQNIPVFKGDPTEYCLFIRAFEHGVESKTEDCKDRLYYLEQHTNGQPNNIVRSCFHMDPEQGYWEAKRLLRERFGDKYKISMAYLDKALNWPVIKTDDAKALDSYALFLTSCCNVMSELEYLEEMENAANMRAIVAKLPYRLRERFRSVAIDIQKRQDRRTKFKDVVAFINAQAEMASHPVFGEIPGQTRRQSDSKTERSSGKKNVTILATEIRPQKSEKGADIGNKKTQEKRTQVNKAFNKPCIFCQGDHIMEQCKRLQRMLHKEKLEFLKSKGLCFSCLTAGHMSKVCEEKKSCQICSATHPTLLHIKQKPKNLPKEEASEGDSESESQREEQTVVSGFVDAGDTSSQTGAGGTDSILAIVPVRVKAKKGSKVLTCYAFLDPGSNASFCTNKLANDLHLQGKNVNILLTTMGEQKAVSCKAVPDLEVSSLEDDNFIELTEVFAQKAIPVSKENIPTQEDVDKWPHLRGVQIPLINADVGLLIGTNVVKALEPEEVIRSVKDGPYAVRTALGWTINGPLRENIRRRTKHGYPLIKTNRISVARLEELWTQQFKCDFPENAQGECLEMSKDDQLFMDRVSESAKLVDGHYSIGLPLKNNDVKMPNNKVVAEQRALNLKKKLQRNQTFKEDYVNFMNKVINMGYAVKVPDEELNRSDGKVWFIPHHGVYHPKKQKIRVVFDCGVSYQGATLNGQLLQGPDLTSSLIGVLTRFRLEQVAVMADVESMFHQVQVPPEDADLLRFLWWPEGDVSQELQEYRMQVHLFGATSSPSCASYALKRCAEDNKDRFDAVAVDTVLHNFYVDDCLKSVASEQEAVKLHQDLTAICQAGGFRLTKWMTNSQNVLSSIPPEDRATEVKDLDLDQDALPIERALGVQWCIQSDEFKFHVNIQLKPLTRRGILSMMSSIYDPLGMLSPVILLARNILQELCRLRTGWDDAVPDHLGQQWSRWMEELQHLTDFGLERCFKPPEFGATVEAQLHHFSDASETGYGTVTYLVQKSISNQIHCSFVLGKARVAPLKSTTIPRLELTAAALAVKVDVMLKKELQLPLRESKFWTDSTAVLKYIANENIRFKTFVANRIATILQASRVKQWRYINTQLNPADFASRGQRANIFIHNKVWISGPAFLSKSELEWPDNLGHQEELTVTDPEVKKSILVNATTVKESSDGMQRLTEYFSSWIRLKKTVAWFTRVKGILLNLSRKRKELCEVYKDQVQMNKEMANYKKSLKQTYLTVDDLRQAELDIIRYCQQIKFQEEISALQRKETVKKGSRIYKLNPQLQEGILRVGGRLSRACMPTEAKHPMLLPKDHHVVDLILQDAHELLGHSGRNHVLSHIRQRYWIIDAPVTIRKILSRCAACRRQHGAPGTQMMADLPRNRVVPDEPPFTRSGVDLFGPFDVKRGRSSVKRYGVLFTCLTSRAVHIEMATSLDTDSFIHALRRFIARRGQVKEMRSDNGTNFVGADRELKKAIKEWNTSQIEDSLLQRDIRWMFNPPSGSHHGGVWERIIRSIRKIMTATLREQSLDEEGLQTFFCECEAILNTRPLTTPSNDIDDLEALTPQHLLLLKTQPDLPPGLFKKDDIYVRRRWRQVQYMSDLFWKRWTKEYLPQLQARQKWNYPSRNFIPGDVVLIVDDSAPRGSWLMGRIIKTIEDEHGMVRKVRVKTKTNELERPITKLCLLQEAT, from the coding sequence ATGATGTCCGGAACGGGAATGGAGGAGACGGTAGGGCTGAACGTGGAAAAGAACAAGAGAGTTGTTAAGTCAACACAGAAAGGATTAGAACATAATCTGCAATTGAGAATATCCTCAAGAAAAGCTATATTGGGCCAGCTCACTGAGAAGAGGAGTGAATTGCATGCTTTAATGGATGATGATGCAAATGTGGAAAACATAAAAGGTGAACTGTTGACCAAATATGAAGGACTGATTAACAAGctcagtgaaataaatgtgcatgttAAAGACCTGTTTTGCCAGATAGGATGTGAAGAGAACATGAACACAGATCAAAGGGATTGGTATGAGCCAAGAATTTCTCAGCACCTAAACTTTGTGAAAGATGTGAATGTATGGATACAGGCGGCTAAGCTGCGCCAAGAGGAATCTAAGAGGATCTCTGATGAGCTAAAGCCTGAAGATAGTGTGTCTGTCACATCCAAGAAATCCAAAAGGTCTAAGTGTGTCAGCTCTGCTTCAACATCGTCAGCTCATTCTGAGCGCTTAAAGATTGAGCTGGAAAGAGCTGCGCTGTTAGCCAAGACGGCGGCATTGAAAAGAAAGCAGGCTTTAGAAGAACAAGAGCTACAGCTCAAGGCCGAAAAGGAAGAGTTGGAGCTACAAGCCGGGCTTGATGCAGCTGATGCTCGATTGGCTGTATTAAGACAATATGAAGGTTCAGAAGTGTCAAGCAGAACCAAGGGAAGTAAAGTGGATGTTTTAACGTCTGCTCCATTGAAGCACGTCAGCCACAGTGAGGGTGGTGTAGTCAGCGGTGGCAGTCAGCATAGCCACGTAGGGAGAAGAGATGCAGGTGACCACATGATACAAGCCCCTGTATACTCTGTGGACAATTTTGTTCCTCCAGATAACTTGGTTACTGTCATGCAACGCCAAAATTACATTACAGAAAGCCTCATAAAGCAACAGAAGCTCTCTACCTTGCCACCTCAGAACATTCCTGTTTTTAAGGGAGATCCAACAGAATATTGTCTCTTCATAAGAGCGTTCGAACATGGCGTAGAGAGCAAGACTGAAGATTGTAAGGATCGTCTTTACTATCTAGAACAACATACGAATGGACAGCCTAATAACATTGTGCGCAGCTGCTTTCACATGGACCCAGAACAGGGCTATTGGGAAGCCAAGAGGCTTCTGAGAGAACGTTTTGGAGATAAATACAAGATTTCCATGGCTTACCTGGACAAGGCTTTAAACTGGCCTGTGATAAAGACAGACGATGCCAAGGCACTCGATTCATATGCTCTCTTTCTCACGAGCTGCTGCAATGTGATGTCAGAACTTGAGTATTTAGAGGAGATGGAAAATGCTGCCAACATGCGCGCGATCGTCGCAAAGCTTCCCTACAGACTGAGAGAAAGATTCAGGAGTGTCGCCATAGATATTCAGAAAAGGCAGGATCGCCGCACAAAGTTCAAAGATGTAGTAGCTTTCATCAACGCGCAGGCGGAAATGGCATCACATCCTGTTTTCGGTGAAATCCCAGGACAAACAAGACGCCAGTCAGACAGTAAGACAGAAAGGTCAAGTGGAAAGAAGAATGTCACAATACTAGCCACCGAAATCAGACCTCAGAAATCTGAGAAAGGCGCTGACAttggaaacaagaaaacacaggagAAACGAACACAAGTGAACAAGGCCTTCAACAAACCCTGTATTTTCTGCCAGGGAGACCATATTATGGAACAGTGCAAAAGGTTGCAAAGAATGTTGCATAAAGAAAAGTTGGAGTTCCTCAAGAGCAAAGGACTTTGCTTCAGTTGTCTTACAGCAGGACACATGAGTAAGGTctgtgaagagaagaagagCTGTCAGATATGTTCTGCAACACATCCTACGCTCCTACATATAAAACAGAAACCCAAAAACTTACCAAAGGAAGAGGCTTCAGAGGGGGATTCTGAGAGCGAATCTCAGAGGGAGGAGCAAACTGTGGTCAGCGGATTCGTGGATGCAGGAGACACAAGCTCCCAGACTGGGGCTGGGGGTACGGATAGTATCCTCGCCATCGTCCCTGTGAGAGTAAAGGCAAAGAAAGGCAGCAAGGTGCTGACTTGTTATGCGTTCTTGGATCCAGGGAGCAACGCTTCTTTCTGCACTAACAAGTTGGCCAACGACCTTCACCTGCAAGGAAAGAATGTAAACATTCTGCTCACTACAATGGGAGAACAAAAGGCAGTATCCTGCAAAGCTGTACCAGACCTCGAAGTGAGCAGCCTCGAGGACGATAACTTCATTGAGCTTACGGAGGTTTTCGCTCAAAAGGCTATCCCTGTGAGTAAAGAGAACATCCCAACTCAAGAGGATGTGGATAAGTGGCCACATCTGCGAGGTGTACAAATTCCTTTGATCAACGCAGACGTCGGTCTTCTGATTGGAACCAATGTAGTAAAGGCCTTAGAACCAGAGGAGGTAATCCGCAGCGTCAAAGATGGGCCGTATGCAGTACGCACAGCGCTGGGATGGACCATAAACGGACCGCTGCGTGAGAACATTAGACGCCGGACAAAACATGGCTACCCACTGATCAAAACGAATCGCATCTCTGTGGCTCGACTGGAAGAATTATGGACTCAGCAATTCAAGTGTGATTTTCCTGAGAATGCTCAAGGAGAGTGTTTGGAGATGTCAAAGGATGATCAGCTGTTCATGGACAGAGTTTCTGAATCAGCCAAGCTGGTCGACGGCCACTACTCTATTGGTTTGCCACTGAAGAACAATGATGTGAAAATGCCCAACAACAAAGTAGTGGCAGAACAACGAGCACTCAACTTGAAGAAGAAGCTTCAAAGAAATCAGACATTCAAGGAAGACTATGTTAACTTCATGAACAAAGTGATCAACATGGGCTACGCCGTTAAAGTACCAGATGAAGAATTAAACCGGAGCGATGGAAAGGTGTGGTTTATCCCGCATCACGGTGTCTACCACcctaagaaacagaaaataagggTGGTGTTCGACTGTGGAGTCTCGTACCAAGGAGCCACACTCAACGGACAATTGTTGCAAGGCCCGGACTTAACAAGCAGTCTGATAGGTGTCTTAACAAGGTTCCGTCTGGAACAGGTTGCAGTAATGGCAGATGTGGAATCAATGTTCCACCAAGTCCAAGTCCCACCAGAAGATGCCGACCTTCTCAGGTTCCTGTGGTGGCCAGAAGGCGACGTCTCCCAAGAGCTGCAAGAATATAGGATGCAGGTTCACTTATTTGGCGCCACCTCTTCCCCAAGCTGCGCCAGCTATGCATTGAAAAGATGTGCTGAAGATAATAAGGACAGGTTTGACGCAGTTGCAGTTGACACAGTCTTACATAATTTCTATGTTGATGATTGTTTGAAATCAGTTGCCTCTGAACAAGAAGCAGTCAAGCTACATCAAGACTTGACGGCCATCTGTCAAGCCGGAGGATTCAGGCTGACAAAATGGATGACAAACAGCCAGAACGTGTTGTCAAGCATTCCACCAGAGGACAGGGCAACAGAAGTTAAAGACCTGGATCTTGATCAAGACGCACTCCCCATCGAGAGGGCTTTGGGAGTACAGTGGTGTATCCAGTCGGATGAGTTCAAGTTCCACGTTAACATCCAACTGAAGCCTCTCACCCGAAGGGGAATCTTGTCAATGATGAGTTCAATTTATGACCCATTGGGTATGTTGTCTCCTGTCATACTACTTGCCAGAAACATCCTGCAAGAACTGTGCAGACTGAGAACAGGATGGGACGATGCTGTGCCAGATCATCTTGGACAACAATGGTCAAGGTGGATGGAAGAGCTTCAGCATCTCACAGACTTTGGATTGGAAAGGTGCTTCAAGCCACCAGAGTTCGGAGCCACAGTGGAGGCTCAACTACATCACTTTAGTGATGCAAGCGAAACAGGCTATGGTACTGTCACATACCTAGTCCAAAAGAGTATCAGCAATCAAATACACTGCTCATTTGTCTTGGGAAAGGCAAGGGTTGCCCCACTGAAGTCCACAACTATCCCACGGTTGGAGCTGACGGCGGCTGCCTTAGCTGTGAAGGTGGATGTTATGCTAAAGAAAGAGCTGCAGCTACCACTTAGAGAGTCCAAGTTTTGGACAGATAGCACGGCCGTACTCAAGTATATAGCGAATGAGAACATCAGGTTTAAAACATTTGTGGCTAACCGGATCGCTACTATCTTACAAGCCTCAAGAGTGAAACAATGGCgctacataaacacacagttgAATCCAGCTGATTTCGCTTCCAGGGGGCAAAGAGCGAACATCTTCATTCATAACAAAGTGTGGATCTCAGGGCCTGCCTTCCTCAGCAAGTCCGAACTAGAATGGCCAGACAATCTGGGTCATCAAGAGGAGCTCACAGTAACGGATCCTGAGGTCAAGAAAAGCATACTTGTTAATGCTACAACAGTAAAAGAAAGCAGTGATGGAATGCAACGACTAACAGAATACTTCTCTTCATGGATACGGCTCAAGAAAACAGTAGCGTGGTTCACTCGAGTCAAGGGAATCCTGCTGAACCTGTCAAGGAAGAGAAAAGAACTGTGTGAAGTATACAAGGATCAAGtacaaatgaacaaagaaatGGCAAACTACAAGAAGAGTCTCAAACAGACTTACCTGACTGTGGATGATCTGCGACAAGCTGAGCTGGATATCATCCGCTACTGTCAGCAAATTAAGTTCCAAGAGGAAATATCTGCTCTTCAGAGAAAAGAGACAGTTAAGAAAGGCAGTCGAATATACAAACTGAACCCACAACTTCAAGAAGGAATCCTTCGCGTTGGAGGGAGGCTCAGTCGAGCATGTATGCCAACAGAAGCCAAGCATCCGATGCTTCTGCCCAAAGACCATCACGTTGTTGATCTGATTCTTCAGGACGCACATGAGCTTCTGGGACACAGTGGACGCAATCACGTCTTGTCTCACATACGTCAAAGATACTGGATTATAGATGCTCCTGTGACAATCAGGAAAATACTGTCCCGCTGTGCTGCTTGTAGAAGACAACATGGTGCGCCAGGCACACAGATGATGGCAGATTTGCCAAGAAACAGGGTCGTGCCGGACGAACCACCTTTCACTAGAAGTGGGGTGGATCTGTTTGGACCATTTGACGTGAAGCGTGGAAGATCATCTGTTAAAAGGTATGGTGTCTTATTTACATGCCTCACAAGTCGTGCAGTCCACATCGAAATGGCAACGTCGCTAGACACAGACTCCTTTATTCACGCTCTGCGTCGCTTCATCGCAAGAAGAGGTCAAGTGAAGGAAATGCGATCTGATAATGGGACCAACTTCGTTGGAGCCGACCGCGAGCTCAAAAAGGCTATAAAGGAGTGGAACACTTCACAGATTGAGGATAGCTTGCTCCAGCGTGACATCAGATGGATGTTTAATCCACCATCCGGATCACACCACGGGGGGGTGTGGGAGAGAATTATCCGCTCCATCAGAAAGATCATGACTGCAACACTGAGAGAACAAAGCTTGGATGAGGAGGGTCTTCAGACGTTCTTCTGCGAATGTGAAGCTATCCTGAACACTAGGCCTCTTACCACGCCTTCAAATGATATCGACGATCTGGAAGCTCTCACCCCACAGCACTTGTTGCTATTGAAGACTCAACCCGACTTACCACCGGGACTCTTCAAGAAGGACGATATCTATGTACGTAGAAGATGGAGGCAAGTCCAGTATATGAGCGACCTATTCTGGAAGCGCTGGACCAAGGAGTATTTGCCTCAACTACAGGCAAGACAAAAATGGAACTATCCATCACGAAACTTCATCCCAGGAGACGTAGTCTTGATCGTCGACGACTCAGCACCTAGGGGATCCTGGCTGATGGGAAGGATCATCAAAACTATTGAGGATGAGCATGGAATGGTCCGCAAGGTCCGAGTCAAGACAAAGACTAATGAGCTTGAGAGACCAATAACGAAGCTCTGCTTACTTCAAGAAGCAACATGA